TAAAGGTAGAGAAATACTCCTACATGGAATGGAAAGGAAGGGgggcaaaaaagaaaagaaaatgccgTGCTTAGATTCGAGAGAAGTTTCTGGTTACAGGGCCAGGATGGACCCGGCCCGGACCTTGCCGCTGCGCTCCTGCGGGCCTTCCGCTTCCCTGGCGGGCAGGGCCCCATGCGCCACCGCCTTGGCGCtggccctctccttcctctccgctGCCTCGTCCGCCGCCATCTGCGCGCTCCGGCACTCGTCGCTGCAGAACGCCGTGTCCCCTCTGCTCGCCGGTCAAGGGACGGTGGCACGCGCGGCCGGTTAGGGCGCCGCTCCAACGGAGGAAAAAAACAGGGAAAGAAGGGAACAAGAGGCGGCACCGCACCTGTACATGAAGATGTCGCGGTTGCCGGCGAGCGGCCTCCGGCAGAGGAAGCACGCGTCCAAGAAATGCACGCCGTGCCCCGCTCCCCCCATCGATCTCTTCTCCCGCGCGCAGGCTGTCTCCCCGGGCCCCTACCGCGTCGGTCGCCGAGCGCCACCGGCTAGCGAGCGATCCCAGCGGCTACACGCGCGGCCgctcgacgacggcgacgccgaaGGAAAGGGGAGCGTGCGCTCCGCCGACTCCGGCGAGATCGGGAGTCTTCCTCCTCGCCAGCAGCCTCTGCCGCTGCAAATAGTTCGTGCTCTTTTTCCTGCCCCCGTGCTTCCCTGCGCGCCTGCGTCGAATGCGTGGTGATGCTTGGTGGGGAGGCAACGCGAGGTGGTGCGCGCTGGCGTTTAATAATGGCTGCCCTAGCACCACCCCCCCAGGACCAGCGTGGAGATCGTtgtgggcccacctgtcagtcgGCGTCACCTGGAACCCCGCGAGTGGGCCGGCGCGCTGGTCAGGCCCGGGGTGCGGGTCCGCGGGCCCCACGCTCCCGATTCGTCCACTTGCTGCGCTCCAGCTTTCCCGGGGGCCTAGCCGCTGGCCCCACTTGCCAGCGAGAAGTGGACGGAACCTTGGccccacgacgacgacgacgactcgcCGGAGCCGCCCCCAGCGCGCGGAATGAATCTTCGCGTCAAAGTCGTCGTGCCCCCCGTGCGCCCGTGGGATCACAACAGCCTTGCGTTCCAGAGCACACAAAAATGCGAAGTGGAGCGAGTCCAACGTGGAGAATCTCCAGCGCGGCGCTGCTGCAGGAGACTCCGTCCGAAGATCTCGCGAAACTTGTGGCGCGCAGCAATACGGTGTCAAAACTCTGAAGGCTTGCCGCTCGCTTCTGGACGGCTGGACCTTTTGATGCGCTTCGATTCGATGCGCCTGCCGTATCAATGAATGATTCGTGCGTGAACTTGCTCGAGAATTTTTCGAAGGGGGCATCTCGCACCACGCGCCATGCTTGAGCGAGAAGGGAGGCACGGATTCGTCGGTGTTCGGCGCCGCATGGTCCGCAGTGTTCGGGGAGGCATTTTCCCGAGTGGTTGAGCTATTCGCGTCGAAGCATGAACCGGCCTGCCCTGCAGCGAGAGCGAGCTAACCAGTGATTGGTTGATTGCGTTGCTC
This window of the Panicum virgatum strain AP13 chromosome 1K, P.virgatum_v5, whole genome shotgun sequence genome carries:
- the LOC120712882 gene encoding FCS-Like Zinc finger 2-like, which encodes MGGAGHGVHFLDACFLCRRPLAGNRDIFMYRGDTAFCSDECRSAQMAADEAAERKERASAKAVAHGALPAREAEGPQERSGKVRAGSILAL